A window from Cryobacterium sp. PAMC25264 encodes these proteins:
- a CDS encoding alpha/beta fold hydrolase has protein sequence MGTSEFTVRRGPVELYVTDTTGTGSPVVLLHGLAGSSTEMLATARALPHHRVLTMDARGHGRSTRRPDDVSREAHVADVIHLLETVVGEPVALVGQSMGGHTALLVASARPDLVDRLVLLEAGVGGDGTAESRAGMRQFFDSWPTRFADRSEAELFLGDSALSRAWIDDLERRPDGLWCRFDADIVIATIEPVDARARWDEWTTVAVPTLAVFGRDGMFDTVATRDFLRRGRRVQHVDLAAGGHDAHLEAHDLWVAALTAFLDGPAGGSATVRPYESADAAGTLAVFLDAVTVTAAGDYSPDQIAAWSAPQERDVTEWDLVRSRLGTVVATVDGEVAGFSDVDDQGYIDMMFVASRFGRRGVAGALLREVERRAGELTVPALWTNASITARPFFERHGFVVVSEQHPVIRGTLLRNYRMRKELAI, from the coding sequence ATGGGCACATCGGAATTCACCGTGCGGCGGGGGCCGGTCGAGTTGTACGTCACCGATACCACGGGTACGGGGTCACCGGTCGTGCTTCTGCATGGCTTGGCGGGGAGCAGCACCGAGATGCTGGCCACCGCGCGTGCGCTGCCCCACCATCGGGTTCTGACAATGGATGCGCGCGGTCACGGCCGGAGCACACGCCGCCCCGACGACGTCTCGCGCGAGGCTCACGTGGCGGATGTGATCCACCTGCTCGAGACCGTTGTCGGCGAACCTGTCGCCCTGGTGGGCCAGTCCATGGGAGGGCACACGGCACTGCTCGTCGCATCCGCCAGGCCTGACCTCGTGGACCGGCTCGTTCTTCTGGAGGCCGGCGTCGGCGGTGACGGCACCGCGGAAAGCCGGGCGGGGATGCGCCAGTTCTTCGACTCCTGGCCCACGCGATTTGCAGACCGGAGCGAGGCCGAGCTCTTTCTGGGCGATTCTGCCCTGTCGCGTGCGTGGATTGACGACCTGGAGCGTCGCCCCGACGGACTCTGGTGTCGCTTCGATGCCGACATCGTGATCGCGACGATCGAACCCGTCGACGCCCGCGCCCGCTGGGATGAGTGGACGACCGTGGCGGTGCCCACTCTCGCCGTCTTCGGTCGCGACGGCATGTTCGACACGGTGGCCACACGCGATTTCCTCCGTCGCGGTCGCCGTGTGCAGCACGTCGATCTTGCCGCGGGCGGTCACGATGCCCACCTGGAAGCCCACGATCTGTGGGTCGCTGCCCTCACCGCATTCCTGGACGGGCCTGCCGGCGGCTCGGCGACGGTTCGCCCCTACGAGTCGGCGGACGCGGCGGGAACTCTGGCGGTCTTTCTCGACGCCGTGACGGTTACAGCTGCCGGCGACTACTCCCCCGACCAGATCGCGGCCTGGTCAGCACCGCAAGAACGTGATGTGACCGAGTGGGATCTCGTCCGCAGCAGGCTCGGCACCGTAGTTGCGACGGTCGACGGCGAGGTCGCCGGATTCTCCGATGTCGACGATCAGGGCTACATCGACATGATGTTCGTAGCGTCGCGGTTCGGGCGCCGAGGCGTCGCCGGCGCCCTACTCAGGGAGGTCGAGCGCCGGGCCGGAGAACTCACGGTGCCCGCGTTGTGGACGAACGCGAGTATCACGGCCCGGCCGTTCTTCGAGCGGCACGGCTTCGTGGTCGTCTCGGAACAGCATCCGGTCATCCGTGGCACGCTCCTGCGCAATTACCGGATGCGCAAGGAGCTCGCTATCTAG
- a CDS encoding RidA family protein, which yields MSSAVSLIRSAALSTSAEYAYAATAPAGARLIFLAGACPLNLDGSTAGVGDVQAQAAKAMENLVIALAAAGAELDDVLSTRVLVASARQSDLVDAWTIVRGAFGDHDAPSTLLGVTVLGYTDQLVEIEAVAAVLD from the coding sequence ATGTCCTCAGCCGTCAGCCTGATCCGGTCCGCTGCTCTCTCCACTTCCGCCGAGTACGCCTACGCGGCCACCGCTCCGGCCGGGGCGCGGCTGATCTTCCTGGCCGGAGCGTGTCCGCTGAATCTCGACGGGAGCACGGCGGGAGTCGGCGACGTCCAGGCGCAGGCCGCGAAGGCCATGGAGAACCTCGTGATCGCTCTGGCGGCAGCGGGAGCGGAACTCGACGACGTGCTGAGCACCCGAGTGCTCGTCGCATCCGCCCGGCAAAGTGATCTCGTGGACGCGTGGACGATCGTGCGGGGCGCCTTCGGGGACCACGACGCGCCGAGCACCCTGCTGGGCGTCACCGTGCTGGGCTACACCGACCAGCTGGTGGAGATCGAAGCCGTCGCCGCGGTGCTGGACTAG
- a CDS encoding universal stress protein → MSIRAHVVVGVYPGQADGVVLQAAVFAARFDAELVCAWADPGRQPRSHHPDAASRQPAAPPAIDPLTDAPQLAGDSERSTSAAAFDPYLSAHLTRILGGHAIRWSTRHLSGDPARALGALAESLRATMIVVGTRDGTVRGTLQEFFVGSIAMNLAHHQHRPVVVIPLSPESFDDESPWESD, encoded by the coding sequence ATGAGCATCCGAGCCCATGTGGTGGTGGGCGTCTACCCCGGCCAGGCCGACGGCGTGGTGTTGCAAGCGGCGGTCTTCGCGGCCCGCTTCGACGCCGAACTCGTCTGCGCCTGGGCCGACCCGGGCCGGCAGCCGCGGTCCCACCATCCCGACGCCGCCTCGCGCCAACCGGCCGCTCCCCCGGCGATCGATCCCCTCACGGATGCGCCGCAACTGGCTGGCGACTCCGAACGGTCGACATCCGCGGCAGCCTTCGATCCCTACCTCTCCGCGCACCTCACGCGGATCCTGGGGGGGCACGCTATCCGGTGGAGCACCCGCCACCTCAGCGGCGACCCGGCCCGCGCTCTTGGCGCGCTGGCCGAGTCGCTCCGCGCCACGATGATCGTGGTCGGCACCCGTGACGGAACCGTGCGGGGTACCCTGCAAGAGTTCTTTGTCGGCTCCATTGCCATGAACCTGGCCCATCACCAGCATCGTCCCGTGGTGGTGATCCCCCTCTCGCCGGAGTCCTTCGACGACGAGTCGCCCTGGGAGTCGGACTGA
- a CDS encoding 2,3-bisphosphoglycerate-dependent phosphoglycerate mutase gives MTSRPSGGSLVLLRHGQSTANAAGLFTGILDPALSASGADEARAAATLLAANDLVPDALLVSPLRRATQTARLVADELGLPKTAVTIDWRLIERNYGALTGRHKDDVRAEFGEAQFLAWRRSVDTAPPEMTTDQLADLAATELFRGLPDRALTRTESLRHVMDRVAEFHAERVEPLLADARTVLVVAHGNSLRAYCAVLEHLDKSAIHALNLPTGHPLVYRDGGRRYLDAPRAEAAALALTLDGGT, from the coding sequence GTGACGAGCAGGCCGAGCGGCGGATCTCTCGTTCTGCTGCGACACGGCCAGAGCACGGCGAACGCCGCCGGCCTCTTCACCGGTATTCTCGACCCCGCCCTGTCGGCGTCCGGCGCCGACGAGGCACGCGCGGCCGCGACCCTGCTGGCCGCGAACGACCTTGTTCCGGATGCCCTGCTCGTCTCCCCGTTGCGGCGCGCCACCCAGACCGCTCGGCTCGTGGCCGACGAGCTGGGCCTGCCGAAGACCGCGGTCACCATCGACTGGCGGCTGATCGAGCGTAACTACGGCGCCCTCACCGGCCGACACAAGGACGACGTGCGGGCCGAGTTCGGCGAGGCCCAGTTCCTGGCCTGGCGCCGGTCCGTCGACACGGCTCCGCCCGAGATGACCACGGACCAGCTCGCCGACCTCGCCGCGACCGAGCTGTTCCGCGGCCTGCCCGACCGCGCGCTCACCCGCACCGAGTCCCTGCGTCACGTGATGGACCGCGTTGCCGAGTTCCATGCCGAACGCGTCGAACCGTTGCTGGCGGATGCCCGAACCGTGCTGGTCGTCGCGCACGGCAATTCGCTGCGCGCCTACTGCGCCGTGCTCGAGCACCTCGACAAGTCCGCCATCCACGCGCTCAACCTGCCCACCGGGCATCCGTTGGTCTACCGGGACGGCGGTCGGCGCTACCTCGACGCTCCGCGCGCCGAGGCGGCCGCGCTGGCCCTCACCCTCGACGGCGGCACCTGA
- a CDS encoding CrcB family protein: MIDPDALPRPVHLRWQYLALVFAGGTVGTALRELLAISVPSVAGVAVVIVGINIVGAFLLGLLLETLARSGPDDGRRRQLRLLLGTGVLGGFTTYSALATDTSLLLADDRLGTALLYALGTVIVGAITAWVGIACGAAVHRRRPGRGGTVAS; this comes from the coding sequence ATGATCGACCCGGACGCGCTGCCACGGCCGGTGCACCTGCGCTGGCAGTACCTCGCCCTGGTGTTCGCCGGCGGAACCGTCGGTACCGCCCTCCGCGAGCTCTTGGCGATCTCGGTGCCGTCCGTGGCCGGCGTCGCCGTGGTGATCGTGGGTATCAACATCGTGGGGGCCTTCCTGCTCGGCCTGTTGCTGGAGACCCTGGCGCGAAGCGGCCCGGACGACGGCCGCCGCCGCCAGCTACGGCTGCTGCTCGGCACCGGCGTGCTCGGCGGCTTCACCACCTACAGCGCCCTGGCCACCGACACGAGCCTGCTTCTGGCCGACGACCGCCTCGGCACGGCCCTGCTCTACGCGCTGGGCACCGTCATCGTCGGCGCCATCACGGCCTGGGTCGGCATCGCCTGCGGAGCCGCGGTGCACCGCCGGCGCCCAGGTCGTGGTGGAACGGTGGCCTCATGA
- a CDS encoding CrcB family protein, giving the protein MTPLLFMVVALAGGAGATLRFLLDGIVRSRVKTALPVGTLLINVLGSLLLGLITGLTLALWLPEAWHLVLGGGLMGGFTTFSTASVETVRLALDRRSLSALVNGLGMLVLAVSFAFLGLWLGLGV; this is encoded by the coding sequence ATGACGCCGTTGCTCTTCATGGTCGTCGCCCTGGCCGGCGGCGCCGGCGCGACCCTGCGGTTCCTGCTCGACGGCATTGTGCGCTCGCGCGTGAAGACCGCACTTCCCGTGGGCACCCTGCTCATCAACGTGCTCGGCTCGCTGCTGCTCGGCCTGATCACGGGCCTGACCCTGGCTCTCTGGCTGCCGGAGGCCTGGCACCTCGTGCTCGGCGGCGGCCTGATGGGCGGCTTCACCACCTTCAGCACCGCGAGCGTCGAAACAGTGCGGCTGGCACTGGACCGCCGTTCGCTCTCCGCCCTCGTCAACGGGCTCGGGATGCTGGTGCTCGCGGTGTCCTTCGCGTTCCTGGGCCTCTGGCTGGGGCTCGGCGTCTAG